One window of the Megalops cyprinoides isolate fMegCyp1 chromosome 2, fMegCyp1.pri, whole genome shotgun sequence genome contains the following:
- the LOC118773786 gene encoding zinc finger protein 879-like, translating to METEVSSRKEIRDPSLPLSSLRLLVPPLRLFSAAMWQVVQQRDIMHYGKLEEFVTLVTEAVPELLSYRQRNQLILALRARLGPSYDSALQMLVWEFLSRLEQLLPVPDLKQTVSWLDAAPSVLEECVQSVSDPQHLKTLLQHHRCPGLWDRNVSEALPSMENSVLPSLPPFGKVVNSAELTDSDSQSESAVGSKYFSSPASSGEEMTDTLMDSRDYTVVELGSGLNRSKDIEERMKRKTGYGMSREEIDILSNIKEEEEEGGDRQSEEMEKEDGVRDEEDKGLWREGQKERHEQRERDESDPALQTDRELKNEGKSDCSQQEGEGLSPQVISCLLKQPRVLIRRLEVTEMSVLVSSLSHPVVSNGNQGVRSPWKQDEFTPVMEDSSLRQKEQVMIQKEEMIDSLENPLKEPPDSSEPEICAEPSFESSVIPLSKGNTGQTAEVASWVFACSQCPFTHMEEVNLHQHIEKVHPEEYSRILGSGGNGAENPLPPSSTPQHPTQTFSESTTLKNHTGERPYHCPHCPKRFKAAKHLTAHQRTHTGERPYLCSECGMSFSHSGSLTLHQRTHTGERPYHCSQCGKDFRCASLLTAHQRIHTGERPHQCSHCGKAFSQSSNLTEHLRIHTGERPYHCSQCGKSFSRSTTLTKHQRTHTGEQPYHCSQCGKNFTQSSALYKHLRIHTREHVYHCSHCRKSFNYQSDLRQHERIHAGEHPYHCSECGKSFSYQSALTRHQRSHTGERPYHCSQCGKSFSYQSALTRHQRIHTGERPYHCSQCGKSFTRSSALTKHLRIHTGERPFHCSQCGKSFTRSSSLRQHQRIHREECQSTEMSTGRDSVDQVDTSNHRGQCYSTALSVERLT from the exons ATGGAAACAGAGGTTTCATCAAGAAAGGAAATCAGAG atccctctcttcctctctcctccctgcgcCTTTTGGTTCCCCCTCTACGGCTGTTCTCTGCAGCCATGTGGCAAGTGGTGCAGCAGCGAGacataatgcattatgggaaactgGAGGAGTTTGTGACTTTGGTGACAGAGGCAGTCCCAGAGCTGCTGAGTTACAGACAGAGGAACCAGCTGATTCTGGCACTGCGAGCGAGG ctGGGTCCCAGTTATGACTCAGCTCTGCAGATGCTGGTGTGGGAGTTCCTCTCCAGACTAGAGCAGCTGCTTCCAGTACCAGACCTCAAACAG actgtATCATGGCTCGATGCTGCCCCCTCTGTCCTGGAggagtgtgtgcagtctgtctcTGACCCACAGCATCTTAAGACCCTACTCCAGCACCACAGATGTCCTGGGCTCTGGGATAGGAATG tctctgaagCTCTTCCCTCCATGGAAAACTCTGTGCTgccttccctccctccatttGGAAAAGTGGTGAATTCAGCAGAACTGACTGACTCTGATAGCCAATCAGAATCTGCGGTTGGTTCTAAGTACTTTTCAAGTCCTGCATCTTCAGGTGAAGAAATGACAGATACTTTGATGGACAGCAGAGATTACACGGTAGTGGAGCTGGGATCAGGTCTAAACAGAAGTAAAGATATAGaggagaggatgaagaggaagacTGGATATGGgatgagcagggaggagataGACATACTATCCAACataaaggaggaggaagaggaaggtggggacaggcagagtgaggagatggagaaggaggatgGTGTGAGAGATGAAGAGGACAAGGGACTTTGGAGGGAGGGCCAAAAAGAGAGAcatgaacagagggagagagatgaaagtgaTCCAGCCCTCcagactgacagagagctgaagaatgaaggaaaatcaGACTGTAGccaacaggaaggggagggccTTTCACCTCAGGTCATTTCCTGTCTTCTCAAACAGCCTAGAGTGCTGATTCGCCGACTTGAGGTCACAGAGATGTCAGTTCTTGTATCATCACTTTCTCATCCTGTGGTCAGTAATGGGAACCAGGGAGTGagatctccatggaaacaggatGAGTTTACTCCAGTGATGGAAGACAGCTCACTGAGGCAGAAGGAACAGGTCATGATCCAGAAGGAGGAGATGATTGACAGCTTGGAGAACCCCCTGAAAGAGCCTCCAGATTCATCAGAGCCAGA GATCTGTGCTGAACCCTCCTTTGAATCTTCTGTCATCCCCCTCAGTAAAGGAAACACAG GGCAGACAGCTGAGGTGGCGTCTTGGGTCTTTGCCTGCTCCCAGTGCCCATTCACTCACATGGAAGAAGTGAACCTTCACCAGCACATTGAGAAGGTTCACCCAGAGGAGTACAGCAGGATTCTGGGATctggaggaaatggagcagagaacccactgcctcccagcagcacccctCAGCACCCCACACAGACCTTCAGTGAATCAACTACTTTGAAGAACCATACAGGGGAGCGGCCATACCACTGCCCCCATTGTCCAAAGAGATTCAAAGCTGCAAAACACCTGACTGCACATCAGAGAACTCATACAGGGGAGCGACCATATCTCTGCTCCGAGTGTGGAATGAGTTTCAGTCATTCAGGTTCTCTGACACTACACCAGCGAACCCATACAGGAGAGCGCccataccactgctcccagtgtgggaaggaTTTCAGATGTGCGTCACTCCTGACAGCGCATCAGCGAATCCATACAGGAGAGCGTCCCCATCAGTGCTCCCACTGTGGGAAAGCCTTCAGTCAGTCAAGTAATCTGACGGAACACCTGAGAATTCACACAGGAGAGCGTccataccactgctcccagtgtggaaaGAGCTTCAGTCGATCAACTACTTTGACGAAACATCAGCGAACTCATACAGGAGAACAGCCGTAccactgctctcagtgtgggAAGAATTTCACTCAATCAAGTGCTCTTTATAAACACCTGAGAATTCACACAAGGGAGCATGTCTACCACTGCTCACATTGCAGGAAAAGCTTCAATTACCAGTCCGACCTTAGGCAGCACGAGCGAATTCACGCAGGTGAGCATCCCTACCACTGCTCCGAGTGCGGGAAGAGCTTCTCCTATCAGTCAGCCTTAACACGACATCAGCGAAGCCATACAGGAGAGCGGCCgtaccactgctcccagtgcgGGAAGAGCTTCTCCTATCAGTCAGCCTTAACACGACATCAGCGAATTCATACAGGAGAGCGGCCGTAccactgctctcagtgtgggaagagtttcacTCGATCAAGTGCTCTTACAAAACACCTGAGAATTCACACAGGGGAACGCCCattccactgctcccagtgtgggaagagcttcacTCGATCAAGTAGTCTGAGACAACACCAGCGAATTCACAGAGAGGAATGCCAGTCTACTGAGATGAGCACGGGAAGAGATTCAGTTGATCAGGTAGACACTAGTAATCACAGAGGGCAGTGCTATTccactgctctcagtgtggaAAGACTCACCTGA